From Herbiconiux flava, one genomic window encodes:
- a CDS encoding NAD(P)H-dependent flavin oxidoreductase: protein MTMSLGAAIGVEVPIVLGPFGGVSSVELAAVVSDRGGLGSFGLYGYDAARIRQVAAELHARTRRPFALNLWVPTGDEAAPAESATATAFAKAAASVAPLFAEVGLEMPGLPDAFLPPFGEQVDAVLEARPAAVSFVFGVPPEDVVERTHRAGIVVIGTATTVDEALALEHGGVDVVVASGSEAGGHRTSFLRPPEQSLVGTMALVPQVVDAVGVPVVAAGGIAERRGVAAAAALGADGVQVGTAFLRTRQSAAPESHRQAIAAAAAHDTVLTRAMSGRLARGLPNRATRIVEESGAIAPFPTQNWLTGRFRAEASRLDRGELLSLWAGQSAALAQLDDAGAVFDELRAGFPPAH, encoded by the coding sequence ATGACGATGTCGTTGGGAGCCGCGATCGGGGTCGAGGTACCGATCGTGCTGGGGCCGTTCGGCGGGGTCTCGTCGGTGGAGCTCGCTGCGGTCGTGAGCGACCGGGGCGGTCTCGGGTCCTTCGGGCTGTACGGGTACGACGCCGCGCGCATCCGGCAGGTCGCCGCAGAACTCCACGCCCGCACGCGCCGGCCGTTCGCCCTCAACCTGTGGGTGCCGACGGGCGACGAGGCCGCGCCTGCCGAGTCGGCGACGGCGACGGCGTTCGCGAAGGCGGCGGCATCCGTCGCCCCGCTGTTCGCCGAGGTGGGACTCGAGATGCCCGGGCTGCCCGACGCCTTCCTTCCGCCGTTCGGCGAGCAGGTCGACGCCGTGCTCGAGGCGCGCCCGGCCGCCGTGTCGTTCGTGTTCGGGGTGCCGCCCGAAGACGTCGTCGAGCGCACCCACCGTGCCGGGATCGTCGTGATCGGCACCGCGACGACCGTCGACGAGGCCCTTGCGCTCGAGCACGGCGGAGTCGACGTCGTCGTCGCCTCGGGGTCGGAGGCCGGCGGGCACCGCACCTCGTTCCTCCGCCCGCCCGAGCAGTCGCTCGTCGGAACGATGGCGCTGGTGCCCCAGGTGGTCGACGCGGTCGGCGTGCCGGTCGTGGCGGCCGGCGGCATCGCCGAGCGGCGCGGGGTCGCTGCGGCCGCCGCGCTCGGCGCCGACGGTGTGCAGGTGGGCACCGCGTTCCTGCGCACCCGGCAGTCGGCGGCGCCCGAGTCGCACAGACAGGCCATCGCCGCTGCGGCCGCCCACGACACCGTGCTCACCCGCGCGATGAGCGGACGGCTCGCCCGCGGCCTCCCGAACCGGGCGACGCGAATCGTCGAGGAGTCCGGCGCCATTGCTCCCTTCCCCACGCAGAACTGGCTCACCGGACGCTTCCGAGCCGAGGCCTCCCGACTCGATCGCGGCGAGCTCCTCTCGCTCTGGGCCGGCCAGTCAGCGGCGCTCGCCCAGCTCGACGACGCGGGCGCCGTCTTCGACGAGCTCAGAGCCGGCTTCCCGCCCGCACACTGA
- a CDS encoding HPr family phosphocarrier protein, whose translation MPERTATIASRVGLHARPASLFIEAVKRQNTKVTISKDGSAPMDASSILSIMSLGAANGDTVTLAAEGPDADAALTELVALLETDLDAE comes from the coding sequence ATGCCGGAACGCACCGCCACCATCGCCAGCCGCGTCGGGCTGCACGCCCGCCCCGCCTCGCTCTTCATCGAGGCCGTGAAGCGCCAGAACACCAAGGTCACCATCTCGAAGGACGGCAGCGCGCCGATGGACGCGTCGAGCATCCTCTCGATCATGAGCCTCGGCGCCGCCAACGGCGACACCGTCACGCTCGCGGCCGAGGGCCCCGACGCCGACGCGGCGCTGACCGAGCTGGTCGCCCTGCTCGAGACGGATCTCGACGCCGAGTAG
- a CDS encoding winged helix-turn-helix domain-containing protein, which produces MSIAHLDSRPSTVTPLRSRVAAEPTPRIRAVPDGTEARGFVLYVGIDEDKAAADGTDLGRIVEQLKALAAQIAPSSETYAAVALAPRGAGGRDVEVVRLALQDPAALAKHRQAPDEEQDRARDGVVVDLSRKRVLLDNQAANLTYKEFELLQYLVLREGRTIERAELISSLWSAGDEEVPNERTIDVHVRRLRSKLGDYEDIVRTVRGVGYRFDRHADVSVRHTSTPSPDLF; this is translated from the coding sequence ATGTCGATCGCCCACCTCGATTCCCGCCCCTCCACCGTCACCCCCCTCCGCTCGCGCGTCGCCGCGGAGCCCACCCCCCGCATCCGCGCCGTGCCCGACGGCACCGAGGCCCGCGGCTTCGTGCTCTACGTCGGCATCGACGAGGACAAGGCGGCCGCCGACGGCACCGACCTCGGCCGCATCGTCGAGCAGCTGAAGGCCCTCGCCGCTCAGATCGCCCCCTCCTCCGAGACCTATGCCGCCGTCGCCCTCGCCCCCCGCGGGGCCGGCGGACGCGACGTCGAGGTCGTGCGCCTCGCCCTGCAGGACCCGGCCGCGCTCGCCAAGCACCGCCAGGCCCCTGACGAGGAGCAGGACCGCGCCCGCGACGGCGTCGTCGTCGACCTCTCCCGCAAGCGCGTACTGCTCGACAACCAGGCCGCGAACCTCACCTACAAGGAGTTCGAGCTGCTGCAGTACCTGGTGCTCCGCGAGGGCCGCACCATCGAGCGCGCCGAGCTGATCTCGTCGCTCTGGTCTGCCGGCGACGAGGAGGTGCCGAACGAGCGCACCATCGACGTGCACGTGCGGCGCCTGCGCTCCAAGCTCGGCGACTACGAGGACATCGTGCGCACCGTGCGCGGCGTCGGGTACCGCTTCGATCGGCACGCCGACGTCTCGGTGCGCCACACCTCGACACCCTCCCCCGACCTGTTCTGA
- a CDS encoding DUF222 domain-containing protein, with translation MEPDVSLKEIARDLQGVLGAARSRLAGLSDEAVLELMADFEAVARLVSAGQVHTAGEVAVRSRTELGDEGLSRSQNFTSPVALIAKVTGASARACKARLELGRRLRGAVLLGGGEGPVPFSVVARVLDEGVLGVEAAAAIVKQCSVLADRGCSPDVVALAEETLVDQTLSCRLTADETFRAAIHLREVLDPDGAEPRDEVLQMQRSLTIAQSSDGMYRGKFALTPEQGGGVDVEHPGVAEPARDRATVRRWRRVRDC, from the coding sequence ATGGAACCAGACGTCTCGCTCAAGGAGATCGCCCGCGATCTCCAAGGCGTTCTGGGTGCGGCGCGCAGCAGGCTGGCGGGGCTTTCCGACGAGGCCGTGTTGGAGCTGATGGCCGACTTCGAGGCGGTTGCACGGCTGGTCTCGGCCGGGCAGGTGCACACCGCTGGCGAGGTCGCGGTACGGTCACGCACCGAGCTCGGCGACGAGGGCCTCAGCCGGTCGCAGAACTTCACCAGCCCCGTCGCGCTCATCGCGAAGGTCACCGGGGCATCGGCGCGGGCGTGCAAGGCCCGGCTCGAGCTCGGTCGGCGACTGCGGGGCGCGGTGCTGCTGGGTGGTGGCGAGGGGCCGGTGCCGTTCTCGGTGGTCGCTCGCGTGCTCGATGAAGGCGTGCTCGGCGTCGAGGCGGCGGCGGCCATCGTGAAGCAGTGCAGTGTGCTCGCCGATCGCGGATGCTCGCCCGACGTCGTAGCCCTCGCCGAAGAGACCCTGGTCGATCAGACCCTCTCGTGTCGGCTGACCGCCGATGAGACGTTCAGGGCCGCCATCCACCTGCGCGAAGTACTCGACCCCGATGGTGCGGAGCCGCGGGACGAGGTGCTGCAGATGCAGCGGTCACTGACTATCGCGCAATCGTCGGATGGGATGTACCGGGGGAAGTTCGCGCTCACCCCCGAGCAGGGCGGGGGTGTGGATGTCGAGCATCCGGGCGTTGCAGAGCCCGCGCGTGACAGGGCCACGGTTCGTCGATGGCGACGAGTACGTGACTGCTGA
- the proC gene encoding pyrroline-5-carboxylate reductase yields the protein MTDAEPTVPTATEPTDQVPSPLALPTIALLGAGSMGRAILSGLLAPTVEVDGPIRVTNRSAAKAAELAGTPGVTAFATDDDAEANRRAVAGAHVVLVAVKPSMVVDLLDEIADALEPDAVVVSVAAGVTVATFEEHLPSGVSVVRSMPNTPAVVGRAVTGVSAGTRSSDDDLALVRRLFETVGTVVEVPESQLDALSTISGSGPAYVFLLIEALTEAAVQKGFTDAQAAELVNGTFAGAAELLVASGKTPTELRIQVTSPKGTTERAVAVLQEAGLPELFVRATDAALARARELAAG from the coding sequence ATGACCGACGCAGAGCCCACCGTGCCGACCGCTACCGAGCCGACCGACCAGGTGCCCTCCCCGCTCGCACTGCCGACGATCGCCCTGCTCGGAGCCGGGTCGATGGGCCGCGCCATCCTGAGCGGGCTGCTCGCGCCGACGGTCGAGGTCGACGGCCCGATCCGCGTGACCAACCGCAGCGCCGCAAAGGCCGCCGAGCTGGCCGGCACGCCGGGCGTGACGGCGTTCGCGACCGACGACGACGCCGAGGCGAACCGGCGGGCCGTCGCGGGCGCCCACGTCGTGCTGGTCGCGGTGAAGCCCTCGATGGTGGTCGATCTGCTCGACGAGATCGCGGATGCGCTGGAGCCGGATGCCGTGGTCGTGAGCGTGGCAGCCGGGGTGACCGTGGCGACATTCGAGGAGCACCTCCCTTCTGGTGTGTCTGTGGTGCGGTCGATGCCGAACACGCCCGCGGTGGTGGGACGTGCCGTCACCGGCGTCTCGGCAGGAACCCGCTCGAGCGACGACGACCTCGCGCTGGTGCGCCGCCTGTTCGAGACCGTGGGGACGGTGGTCGAGGTTCCGGAGAGCCAGCTCGATGCTCTCAGTACGATCTCGGGCTCGGGCCCCGCCTACGTCTTCCTGTTGATAGAAGCGCTGACCGAGGCCGCTGTGCAGAAGGGGTTCACGGATGCTCAGGCCGCCGAGCTCGTGAACGGCACCTTCGCGGGCGCCGCCGAGCTCCTCGTGGCGTCGGGGAAGACCCCGACCGAGCTGCGCATCCAGGTGACGAGCCCCAAGGGCACGACGGAGCGCGCCGTCGCGGTGCTGCAGGAGGCGGGCCTCCCGGAGCTTTTCGTCCGCGCCACCGACGCCGCCCTCGCGCGGGCCCGCGAGCTCGCCGCCGGCTAG
- a CDS encoding potassium channel family protein, which yields MVDRIRHDAPVLVIGLGRFGAATAGELDRLGREVLAIDEDERLVQKWSERVTHTVQADARNVEALRQIGAPEFQIAVVAVGSSIEASVLITANLVDLRVPQIWAKAISRSHGKILERIGANHVIYPEAEAGERVAHLVSGRMLDFIEFDDDFALVKMYPPKPIRGLNLTESGVRSKYHVTVVGVKSPGKPFTYATESTVVSNHDLIIVSGKSSDIETFAALGN from the coding sequence TTGGTTGATCGCATCAGACACGACGCGCCCGTGCTCGTGATCGGCCTCGGCCGGTTCGGTGCGGCGACCGCGGGCGAGCTCGACCGGCTGGGCCGCGAGGTGCTCGCGATCGACGAGGACGAGCGGCTCGTGCAGAAGTGGTCGGAGCGGGTGACCCACACGGTGCAGGCGGATGCCCGCAACGTCGAGGCCCTGCGCCAGATCGGGGCCCCCGAGTTCCAGATCGCGGTCGTCGCGGTCGGCTCGTCGATCGAGGCCTCGGTGCTGATCACGGCGAACCTCGTCGACCTGAGGGTGCCGCAGATCTGGGCGAAGGCGATCTCGCGCTCGCACGGCAAGATCCTCGAGCGCATCGGCGCCAACCACGTCATCTACCCCGAGGCCGAGGCCGGCGAGCGCGTCGCGCACCTCGTCTCGGGGCGCATGCTCGACTTCATCGAGTTCGACGACGACTTCGCGCTGGTGAAGATGTACCCGCCGAAGCCGATTCGCGGGCTGAACCTCACGGAGTCGGGGGTGCGGTCGAAGTATCACGTGACCGTCGTGGGTGTGAAGAGCCCGGGGAAGCCGTTCACCTACGCGACCGAGTCGACCGTGGTGTCGAACCACGATCTGATCATCGTGTCGGGGAAGTCGTCGGACATCGAGACGTTCGCGGCGCTCGGGAACTAG
- a CDS encoding HNH endonuclease signature motif containing protein → MTADGRTAAQKNADTVTELIARAAGADDMPRINGAIATVNVHMTLDDLLAGRGVGWIDGIDQPIPASTVAQLRCASPVAATLFGDKGEVLYHGKTKRLFTPAQNRALAARDGGCVWPSCDRPPSYCETHHANEWVSDDHPPGRTDIDNGVLLCHFHHSHLHKSPWKLVMHDGVPHLIPPRWVDTEQTPIPTTRRRTIQRPAA, encoded by the coding sequence GTGACTGCTGATGGCCGTACCGCAGCGCAGAAGAACGCCGACACCGTCACCGAACTCATCGCCCGCGCCGCTGGCGCCGACGACATGCCTCGCATCAACGGGGCCATCGCCACGGTCAACGTGCACATGACCCTCGACGACCTCCTGGCAGGCCGCGGAGTCGGGTGGATCGACGGCATCGACCAGCCCATCCCCGCCTCCACCGTCGCGCAACTGCGCTGCGCATCCCCCGTCGCAGCGACCCTCTTCGGCGACAAGGGCGAAGTGCTCTACCACGGCAAGACCAAGCGCCTCTTCACCCCGGCGCAGAACCGGGCACTAGCCGCCCGCGACGGCGGATGCGTGTGGCCCAGCTGCGACCGGCCACCCTCATACTGCGAGACACATCATGCGAACGAGTGGGTTTCAGACGATCATCCGCCCGGCCGCACCGACATCGACAACGGCGTACTTCTCTGTCACTTCCATCACTCGCACCTGCACAAATCACCGTGGAAACTGGTCATGCACGACGGGGTGCCTCATCTCATCCCGCCGAGATGGGTCGACACGGAACAGACACCGATCCCAACCACCCGGCGACGCACCATCCAGCGACCCGCCGCCTAG
- the upp gene encoding uracil phosphoribosyltransferase, with protein MRVHVADHPLITHKLTVLRDRTTPSPTFRALTEELVTLLAYEATRNVSVEPITIQTPVAETQGLALSEPRPLVVPILRAGLGMLEGMVKLVPSAEVGFLGMVRNEETLEPTTYAERLPDDLSDRQCFVLDPMLATGGSLSAAIKFLFDRGAQDVTAICLLAAPEGVAALEKATEGRDVTLVLGALDERLNEKGYIVPGLGDAGDRLYGLV; from the coding sequence ATGCGAGTTCACGTTGCCGATCACCCGCTCATCACCCACAAGCTCACCGTGCTGCGCGACCGCACGACACCCTCGCCGACCTTCCGCGCGCTCACCGAGGAGCTCGTGACGCTCCTAGCCTACGAGGCCACCCGCAACGTGAGCGTGGAGCCGATCACAATCCAGACCCCCGTCGCCGAGACCCAGGGCCTGGCGCTGAGCGAGCCGCGTCCGCTCGTGGTGCCGATCCTGCGCGCCGGGCTCGGCATGCTCGAGGGCATGGTGAAGCTGGTGCCGTCGGCCGAGGTCGGCTTCCTCGGGATGGTGCGCAACGAGGAGACCCTCGAGCCCACCACCTACGCCGAGCGCCTGCCCGACGACCTCTCCGACCGCCAGTGCTTCGTGCTCGACCCGATGCTCGCCACCGGCGGCTCGCTGTCGGCGGCGATCAAGTTCCTCTTCGACCGCGGTGCGCAGGACGTCACGGCGATCTGCCTCCTCGCAGCTCCCGAAGGCGTCGCCGCCCTCGAGAAGGCCACCGAGGGCCGCGACGTCACCCTGGTGCTGGGCGCCCTCGACGAGCGCCTCAACGAGAAGGGCTACATCGTCCCGGGCCTCGGCGACGCGGGCGACCGCCTCTACGGGCTGGTCTAG
- a CDS encoding glutamine amidotransferase-related protein produces the protein MTELRATEQMAGPAGARRAVVVQHQASVHLGNFAPVLTRHGYSIELVDASGPAAEFAAGLSRARDAELVIVLGSTDGVYERDRLGYIDPELDFLRARLDAERPVLGVCFGAQAMAAALGSSVHPGPVEVGYRVVEPTAAGAGSPVRHVAGVPVAEWHGDTFDLPDGVTLLASSAEYPNEAFGIGEWMLAVQFHPELTSDMHEQWLTGDEAYVTAAGYSPAALRAERARYSDAMQTASSRLLDDYLTRIAAL, from the coding sequence TTGACCGAGCTCCGAGCGACCGAGCAGATGGCCGGGCCGGCCGGCGCTCGCCGCGCTGTCGTCGTGCAGCATCAGGCGTCGGTGCACCTCGGCAACTTCGCCCCGGTGCTCACGCGTCACGGCTACTCGATCGAGCTCGTCGACGCGTCGGGCCCGGCGGCGGAGTTCGCGGCGGGGCTCTCGCGGGCGCGGGATGCCGAGCTGGTGATCGTGCTCGGTTCCACCGACGGCGTCTACGAGCGCGACCGGCTCGGCTACATCGACCCCGAACTCGACTTCCTGCGGGCCCGCCTCGACGCGGAGCGCCCCGTGCTCGGCGTCTGCTTCGGGGCGCAGGCGATGGCGGCGGCGCTGGGGTCGTCCGTGCATCCGGGGCCCGTCGAGGTCGGCTACCGGGTCGTCGAGCCCACCGCGGCGGGTGCGGGCTCGCCGGTGCGCCACGTCGCCGGTGTGCCCGTGGCCGAGTGGCACGGCGACACCTTCGACCTGCCCGACGGCGTGACCCTGCTGGCTTCCTCGGCCGAGTACCCGAACGAGGCCTTCGGCATCGGCGAATGGATGCTCGCGGTGCAGTTCCACCCGGAACTGACCTCCGACATGCACGAGCAGTGGCTCACGGGAGACGAGGCCTACGTGACGGCGGCGGGCTACTCCCCCGCAGCGCTCCGCGCCGAGCGGGCCCGGTACTCGGACGCGATGCAGACCGCCTCGTCCCGCCTCCTCGACGACTACCTCACCCGCATCGCGGCCCTCTGA
- the tadA gene encoding tRNA adenosine(34) deaminase TadA, whose translation MRAALVEARAALDTGDVPVGAIVLDAAGTVIGVGRNEREARHDPTAHAEVLALRQAAETIGDWHLTGATLVVTLEPCVMCAGAILSARVPRVVYGAWDEKAGAAGSVYDVLRDRRLNHRVEVVAGVEAAACAALLTTFFRGA comes from the coding sequence ATGCGCGCCGCCCTCGTCGAGGCCAGGGCCGCGCTCGACACCGGCGACGTCCCGGTCGGCGCGATCGTGCTCGATGCCGCCGGCACCGTGATCGGCGTCGGACGCAACGAGCGCGAGGCCCGCCACGACCCGACAGCCCACGCCGAGGTGCTGGCCCTCCGCCAGGCGGCGGAGACGATCGGCGACTGGCACCTGACCGGGGCGACCCTCGTCGTCACGCTCGAGCCATGCGTCATGTGCGCGGGCGCGATCCTGTCGGCGCGGGTGCCGCGGGTTGTCTACGGCGCCTGGGACGAGAAGGCGGGAGCCGCCGGCTCGGTCTACGACGTGCTGCGCGACCGTCGCCTCAACCACCGGGTCGAGGTCGTCGCCGGCGTGGAGGCCGCCGCCTGCGCCGCGCTGCTCACCACCTTCTTCCGCGGCGCCTGA
- a CDS encoding cation diffusion facilitator family transporter, with amino-acid sequence MSASGGTRAIVAALLANVGIAIAKFVAFLISGSSSMLAESVHSLADSGNQLLLLLGGRKAKKQADREHPFGYGRERYVYAFVVSIILFSVGGVFAIYEGIEKISHPEEISNPIVPLAVLVIAIGLEGFSLRTAIKESNHTRGKQSWVQFVRRAKAPELPVVLLEDTAALTGLAFALVGVGLSVITGDGVWDGIGTLFIGVLLVVVAVILGIETKSLLVGEGATDADHEKIVRAIESTPKVDRLIHIKTLYLGPDELLVGAKIALAPDSELRDVAETIDEVEGRIREVVPIARVIYLEPDVYVPPVDVELNTSAIVIKSAD; translated from the coding sequence GTGAGTGCATCGGGCGGCACCAGGGCGATCGTCGCGGCTCTGCTGGCCAACGTCGGCATCGCCATCGCGAAGTTCGTCGCGTTCCTCATCTCGGGATCGTCGTCGATGCTCGCCGAGAGCGTGCACTCGCTCGCCGATTCGGGCAACCAGCTCCTGCTCCTGCTCGGCGGCCGCAAGGCCAAGAAGCAGGCCGACCGCGAGCACCCCTTCGGCTACGGCCGCGAGCGCTACGTCTACGCGTTCGTCGTGTCGATCATCCTGTTCTCGGTCGGCGGCGTCTTCGCCATCTACGAGGGCATCGAGAAGATCTCCCACCCCGAGGAGATCTCGAACCCGATCGTGCCGCTCGCGGTGCTGGTGATCGCCATCGGGCTCGAAGGCTTCTCGCTGCGCACCGCGATCAAGGAGAGCAACCACACCCGCGGGAAGCAGAGCTGGGTGCAGTTCGTGCGCCGCGCCAAGGCGCCCGAGCTGCCCGTCGTGCTGCTCGAGGACACGGCGGCCCTCACCGGTCTCGCCTTCGCCCTCGTGGGTGTCGGCCTCTCCGTGATCACGGGCGACGGGGTGTGGGACGGCATCGGGACGCTCTTCATCGGCGTGCTGCTCGTCGTCGTCGCCGTCATCCTCGGCATCGAGACCAAGAGCCTCCTCGTCGGCGAGGGCGCGACCGATGCCGACCACGAGAAGATCGTGCGGGCGATCGAGTCGACGCCGAAGGTCGACCGCCTCATCCACATCAAGACGCTCTACCTCGGGCCCGACGAGCTGCTCGTCGGCGCGAAGATCGCGCTCGCGCCCGACTCGGAGCTGCGCGACGTCGCCGAGACGATCGACGAGGTCGAGGGCCGTATCCGCGAGGTCGTGCCCATCGCCCGCGTCATCTACCTCGAGCCCGACGTCTACGTGCCGCCCGTCGACGTCGAGCTCAACACCTCGGCGATCGTGATCAAGAGCGCCGATTGA
- a CDS encoding MFS transporter, producing the protein MTQTSPPIADRARWQAFAVCVAVAALTILDLSKVNVGLPSIEKSLGAGPTELQIIVAGYALAFGLALVPSGRLGDLYSRKLLFIIGLSAFTLASAACAVAPDINTLVIARIVQGVAAGIQMPQVLGLVQQLFQGEERGRAFGLFGATIGVATAFGPTLGGLLIAIGGPTDGWRLLFWMNVPLGIVLLLIAIRLLPKAQVRDPGARNLDLIGIVLLGASVFTFMLPFVLTTGGPDDSNFRWFWLAGTVVAVALFIWWERRYQASGKSPAIRFSLFTISSYRNGLLLATAWFAAVPAVFLLTTLFLQEGLGFEPVFAGMVSIPFALTSAISSLIGGRLVMRLGRKLVVIGVVVAMIGFVLVLLAAVLPPAGWSIWLMAGAMAVAGAGGGFVISPNQTLTLAEIPVTEGGVAGSMAQVGQRVGTAMGVAAASSIFFATLYREGPGNADNVMIYHDGFRNAFFVALGLLSVALVIGLLDLRRRAKQAAGPDAEEPASSAAS; encoded by the coding sequence ATGACCCAGACGTCCCCACCGATCGCCGATCGGGCACGCTGGCAGGCCTTCGCGGTCTGCGTCGCGGTCGCCGCGCTGACGATCCTCGACCTGTCGAAGGTGAACGTCGGACTGCCGTCGATCGAGAAGTCGCTCGGCGCCGGCCCGACCGAGCTGCAGATCATCGTCGCGGGCTACGCCCTCGCGTTCGGTCTCGCGCTCGTGCCCTCCGGCCGTCTCGGCGACCTCTACTCGCGCAAACTGCTGTTCATCATCGGGCTCAGCGCCTTCACCCTCGCCAGCGCGGCCTGCGCAGTCGCGCCCGACATCAACACGCTCGTCATCGCGCGGATCGTGCAGGGTGTGGCGGCGGGCATCCAGATGCCGCAGGTGCTCGGTCTCGTGCAGCAGCTCTTCCAGGGCGAGGAGCGCGGCCGCGCCTTCGGGCTCTTCGGGGCGACGATCGGCGTGGCGACGGCGTTCGGTCCGACGCTCGGCGGGCTGCTCATCGCGATCGGCGGGCCGACCGACGGCTGGCGCCTGCTGTTCTGGATGAACGTGCCGCTCGGCATCGTGCTGCTGCTGATCGCCATCAGGCTGCTGCCCAAGGCGCAGGTGCGCGACCCCGGTGCGAGGAACCTCGACCTGATCGGGATCGTGCTGCTCGGAGCATCCGTCTTCACCTTCATGCTGCCGTTCGTGCTGACCACCGGAGGGCCCGACGACAGCAACTTCCGCTGGTTCTGGCTCGCGGGCACGGTCGTCGCGGTGGCGCTGTTCATCTGGTGGGAGCGGCGGTACCAGGCGAGCGGCAAGTCGCCGGCCATCCGCTTCTCGCTGTTCACGATCAGCTCGTACCGCAACGGGCTGCTGCTCGCGACGGCCTGGTTCGCGGCGGTGCCGGCGGTGTTCCTGCTGACGACGCTGTTCCTGCAGGAGGGGCTCGGGTTCGAGCCGGTGTTCGCGGGGATGGTGAGCATCCCGTTCGCACTGACCTCGGCGATCTCGTCGCTGATCGGTGGGCGGCTCGTGATGCGGCTGGGGCGCAAGCTCGTGGTGATCGGCGTCGTCGTGGCGATGATCGGGTTCGTGCTGGTGCTGCTCGCAGCCGTGCTGCCGCCGGCCGGCTGGTCGATCTGGCTGATGGCGGGGGCGATGGCGGTCGCGGGTGCCGGTGGCGGCTTCGTGATCTCGCCGAACCAGACGCTGACGCTCGCCGAGATCCCGGTGACCGAGGGCGGCGTGGCCGGGTCGATGGCCCAGGTGGGGCAGCGCGTCGGCACGGCGATGGGCGTCGCGGCGGCCTCGTCCATCTTCTTCGCGACGCTGTACCGCGAGGGGCCGGGCAACGCCGACAACGTGATGATCTACCACGACGGGTTCCGCAACGCGTTCTTCGTGGCGCTGGGGCTGCTGTCGGTGGCGCTCGTGATCGGGCTGCTCGACCTGCGGCGGCGGGCGAAGCAGGCGGCGGGCCCGGATGCCGAGGAGCCGGCCTCTTCCGCGGCTTCGTAG